A window of Chryseobacterium aquaeductus genomic DNA:
ATCTTGTGCCTTATATTTTCATCACCTTTCTGTCTCTTAATATTTATTTTAAGAAACAGAAAATAAGTTGGCAAATTATTTTGTTTTTTTTACTACCGTCAATTTTGATAGTAGGATTACGCGGAAATGTGGGAACAGATACTGTACATTATTTAGCTTATTTAGAAGATATTCATCTATTCGGTGATAGTTTAGTAAAATTTGAACCTGGTTTTAAACTTTTAAACAAATTTATAATTTATTTGGGGGCTACACCTCGTTTAGGTGTTGCTATTATTGGGATGATCTCGATTTCAATATTATGTGCTGTCTACTCACGATCGAAAAATGAAATGATTCTATTTTCTCTGGTAGTATACCCATTATTCTTTTTTGATTTCACTATGAATGGAATGAGATATGGTCTGAGTTTTTGTCTGGCGACCATAGCTATTGATGCACTCTATAGAAAGAAATATTGGCATTTTGCGATTTGGGGCATCACTGCATTCACCATACAGTACTCATCCTTATTACTTATTTTATTATTTTTAAGTGTTTTGGTCAAAAAAAAATACATCATCATCTTTTCAATAATATTAGGAGGTTTCATCTTAATTTTCCCAAATATGTTTGCCTTTTTTATGGATAGTGTTGCTGATAAACAGAATGCATATGGTGAAGTTTATGCACCTGGTTTTGTTTCTGGTCTTGCTCCGTTATTAGTAGTTTTGTTTTTGTATTCAAATTTTTTATACTTTAAAAAAAACAAAAACTATTCTAAACTTATTCATTTTGTTGTGATTTTCGAAATAGTATCTTTTATAATAGCAAAATTTACCTATGCAGGCTTACGATTACA
This region includes:
- a CDS encoding EpsG family protein, with the translated sequence MLYYLVPYIFITFLSLNIYFKKQKISWQIILFFLLPSILIVGLRGNVGTDTVHYLAYLEDIHLFGDSLVKFEPGFKLLNKFIIYLGATPRLGVAIIGMISISILCAVYSRSKNEMILFSLVVYPLFFFDFTMNGMRYGLSFCLATIAIDALYRKKYWHFAIWGITAFTIQYSSLLLILLFLSVLVKKKYIIIFSIILGGFILIFPNMFAFFMDSVADKQNAYGEVYAPGFVSGLAPLLVVLFLYSNFLYFKKNKNYSKLIHFVVIFEIVSFIIAKFTYAGLRLQGVFLYGMILFLKNNTTTLQVRRQYIFNLSIVSVFSILLFFKNISNIVEGDVSPFLPYKFFWEENNK